CTTTTGCACTTGGAtgtgctcactgatataacctGGCTCGGTACAGTTTTCTGTGAGGGCCTGGGGTTTCAGTAAGTCCaaattacaatcacttggggtgcctaaccaTTTGCGCACCCCAAGTGCATccaagccttttctcctttaagtgcaaaagCACCTTTTGATTGACACAGGCCCGTGTGACTGTGTCTGTTCAGTTGTGTAATCCCATGAGGACACTGCTCTTCCATATGCTCATCAGAGTATACTAATAAAGGTGAGATCACAGGAAACGGACAGcattaacatttagtattttTCCTGATGTCTTGTATAGAAGATCATTCGTATGCCTATTTGTAGTATCTCTTAATGGTCTAGTGTGGATAAGGTCAAACATACAGGCAAACAGACCCTGAAGAGCACATGACTTTGGTATTCAAGGGTTAAGGTCAGACCTGGCAGCTCTTTACACATCTTTAAATTTCTTACAAGCCAGATACGGCAAATCCTCACTGTAGACCAGTCAACCATTGTGATGTCGTGCATTCCTCTTCATTCCTTCACATTCCCTTTATTCAGTCAAACTTTTTCGAGGGTTGATcttacagtgagcaaagtgcaatagtGCCTAGTGCACAATCACCCCTCGTGTTTTCCTATCCAATGCAGTGTGTTCCTTTCCCAGAATTAAATTACATGTCCATTTGCCACTTAAGGTTTACAACCTTGTCACCGCTGCCCACTGCAATTGTGTGTGATTGACAAATTTTTTCATAGTTTCATTGGCTTCGGCACAATTGTCAAATATGCGTACTCAAAGTCCCTCTTGTGTTGTAATTTTACTAGTGTTCACTTTGGTGATTCGATATTTGCCGGTGTTTAGACCGTTGACAGTTCGCTCCTAATGCCTTCTCGGTTAGTCTCGCCAACCTAAACTGCCGAAAACATCACTCGGTTCCGCACCTGATAGAAAACAACAACAACTACTCAAGAATACAATTTACTATTGTTATagtaaattttttatttattttaccagattttaagaaaaagaaaatcctgtATGTGTATAGAGATTTAACAGCATCACTCAAGTTATGATTAAAAGGGAGGACACTATCCTTTGATCACCTCTGGAAAAAGCACTCGCATTGAGGAAGTTTACAGCAGATAATACTATCATCATCGATCACTTTTTAACAATTGTATATTTCGATGTTTCAGATCAATTTTTGGCCTTATTGTTACAAAACTCAttgtttttacaaaacacatgcCTAAAATAAATGGCATACTATATGAGAATTATTTAAAAGTATTCTCCCCCTGCCTCTTTTCCCGACCACCACCTTCCCTTCGTGCTGGGTTAGTGCCATTGATGCAGAGCTCTGCGGAGAAACGCAGGCCAAGAATTCTGTCATGCCTGGCTGCGTTGTCTGGCGCCTGCACCTAAATTTACATTCCTGGGCTCAGGTTGCCAGCAGACCACGACGATTTGGGctgaaaatacaaaattttgcatttcGCACTGAAATTCCTGTGTCTTCTTGTATCCGAAGCCGTGGCAATGGAATTCGAGTGCAGGCACATTGAGCAGCAGGAGGAGCGGATTCTTGGCTGTCATCATGCAGAGATCACTGCATTCACTGGCACAAGTCTTACCTTTCCTTTAGTCATCACCTCCTAACCTTCTCATCAAATTCTTATCCCTGCAAACTTCTCCATAACCTCCAACAACTAGGTTCCCCGGACCTGTCGTGTTGGAACCCTTAGTCTTTTACTCCACACAAATTTCTTTAACTTCCTTGCCACGCCCCACATGTTCTTTTCAACTGATATATCTCTACAGTGGCTAAAATTTTTCTCATGGTGGGCCCATGAGTTTCACTATCAGCACTCATTCATACTTACTCCTTACCTCCGCCTAGTTATCTGCTTCATAATAAGTTAGACTCCAGAGCGGATAGCGAAAAACCCCTTTCCTGGCAATCAAATGGGAAATAACTCCTGCTTCCGACTCCAAAAAGGCAATCAGACAACTGTCCCGGATCAACCCTGTTACTTAAGTGAGTATTGCTGCCAGTTAATAATGACTAATTATGCTAACAGCCCCATTCCCTGTCTCATCTCTCTCCTCCCTGTTTTCcaaagttttttacttctttttttttcccctttttatatTCGttcttttggtttgtttttaCCTCTTTCCTCCCTCTCTTCATGTTCTCTCAGCCATCCTTCCCGTCTCTTTCTCATACGTTCCACTTGTCCCAACCTCTTTCACTATCCCTTCTTTGCTGCTCACCTCCCTCATCTTCATCATCCTTTCTTCTCTCCTATGCAAACCTCtcccctttctttttctctcatcTACTGTTCCTCCGCCCTTCTTCTCTAATGTTTGTTCTTCCCACCCTCTTCCTTCCTTTGATCATTGTCTTACTATTTCTTCTACTCTATTGTATGCTCTTGCCTTTCTCACATCATTGATCTGCAGCCCTTCCCCTCTTCCCTTTTTCTCACTCATCCAAACTCTCTCCCTCTATCACCCTCTACACAGTCTTCCCTTACTCTGCATTCCTTGCCATCTCTCTCATCTCACACCCTCTCCTTCTAATCTCCCCCTTCTCTTTCTCTCCACCTCTTCCTTTTCTATCTCTGCTGTTCTTCTTCCCAGATCTATTCTAttctctcctttttttctctgcttcTCTTCTTTTCTGCCCTCTTTTTCCTATCTTCTTTCCTCATCGTTATTCTTTCTTCTCCTGGACCATGTTTACTCCCTAACTTCTCTATCCTCTTTCTCacctttcctcctcttcctcctttttcttctcttttctcatTCTCCTCTTTGCTCTTCTTTcatcttctcttttctttcttgtcctcttcttctcttctccACTTCTTTCTTTGGACTGTGTGGACTCTTTCCCTATCTCCTCTACTCACCTCTCTTCTTTCaccttctttttttctcctttaaatttttaaaatcttAAGTGGCAAACGAAATGCTGGAACTAGAACTGGGACAGGTGGTTTAGTCCTTTTGCCAAATGGCGTTAAGGAAGGAAAAACCTTCAATTGTTATTTGCTCCTTTGAGGTGGGGCCGGGGATCAAGACATCCAAAGTTGACATAGCCTTTCCAATGAATTTTCCTTAAATGTTCCTCTGCAtgctacaaaaatatacaaacaatttCACTCATTAATAatttccacatttatttttaagatataCTTTACAGTATTATAAACCCGAAACATAGATATCAAGTTACTGAGTCTATATAGAAATAGTTAAAATATGGGAATGGGGGCTGCTACTTGCTTGCCTTTGCTAATTACACTACATATGTAACAAATGACCACACATCATGTCCATATGCCAGTGACAGTAAATGATTGGATCTGAACATGTGTGGTCAGCTTTTCTGCTCTATTTGAATTCAattgaatattatatatttctcttttttggcCACATTCATACAGGACAATATTTCCATCTCAGTCCCTGCACTTATTCATATTACCTGGAAAGGTGGTGGTATCCGTTGTTGTTCAAGTTCCAGCCAATTAATAGATGAATAAAATCGATGGTGTCTGATATTTCCATGCACACCCAGGCGATCATAAGGTTGTTTATTCAGGAGCTAAAGAAGAAATTAGCAATTATTTGAATAATACAGATGTTAGCCCACATAAATAACCAGTGGAAGCTGCAACCAATGGTCATATAAAGCCTTTCAGGCTTTTCAATCACCATTAATCAATACTACCATAACACTGATAGCAAGAATATATTTGCTGTGTATTTAATATATGAATCTTTATCATagcaatcaatattttattttattgagcaCTATCAGAAAATTATCTGGTAAAAAACCATAGGCTTTGACTGTCTGATATCAAAATGCAATTAATGTAACTGCACATCCTAGAATTTAAAGTATGCTGATATATATGTGCTATGATAAGTTCTTTAAGCCAAGGCAAATTCTGTGGAGGGTGCCAAGTGTTATGAGCCACCcagtaaatataatcatttatctTAGACACTGGGCTGGTGGTTCTTTTTTGTAGAAAAGAGTATGGCTTAGGGTACTATCTTTTAAACACCAAGCTGCCATCTCTGGTGGTCTTGCTATGATCTTCTACCCTGCCTAGGACAGCCCACATGTTTAGACGTCAAAATCTGAActttagaaaatgtataaattaaagtTTCAGATTCTTATTTTATTGCACATGTGTGCTGCTCATGACAGTGTAGAGGATCTCTGGGACACTGGAagacataaattaaataaacattaaagttCAGATTcttattttattgcaaatgtgcgctcactgggataccaggaaactcccggtgggccaaggtgtcagtgggccgtCCTGCTTCATAAacgatttggcctatttcattccattccctatttctatgaggaataaagaggctaaatagatgaagaataggttatagtatgtaaagaaaagacactaggagaataggttgagtgaggaaaggaagaaaataatactttgagtgggcccttggtctaaagGTTTTGagcgggcccctggtctaagggttttgtGGGCCCCtgggtgtcccagtctgacagtgCACTGCTCATGACAGTGTAGAGGATCTCTGCGGGACACTGGAAGACATAGAGGTGTGGTGCTCAAAGCATAGTACTCCAGGCTGTGCACTTCATTTCAGAGAACAGGAATGCTGGGTTCTAAGGTAAGTGGTTATATTCACTGGGGTGTCTAATACATTGTAAACCCTTCCCCGTCCAGTGATTTTGacttgacttgtcctttaaattgaatattttttaatctcTTTAAGTGATTAAAAAGGGGCTTCTCTTTCCAGTTCTGATGGTATGACATACGTGAATAATCTGTTTTGTGGTATTGGTATATCTACAGAAAATCAGATGTCCATGTCCTCtaaagtatgatttttttcacaaactaTGTCTGCGAGTAGAGTGGTAGCATTCATTTCAATAAAGGATTATAAAGTGTTTGACAAGTTTTTGGCATGTGCATGGTTTACTTCATTTTAATGTACAGTAAGTGAATTGGGATTATATTATAGTATTTACCTTGCATTTTGTGATTCATGTGAAGTGTTATACAAACATTGTATTTGGTTACTGCTTATTATGTTGTAACTCATCTATACCCTGGTCATACCTACCTTTTTCAAAAGGTCTTTCAGATCTTCAGGCAGCCATTCAGGTATGTTGGGCTCCTCATAGATGATCAAATCATAATCATTTGCACCATAAAATGGGAACATATTGGAAGCCATCCTGCAAATGGTGATCCCGAATGACCACCAGTCCACAGCCGTGTTGTAGTCCGCTCCGCACAAGATCTTGaacagaaatttattttttttagtatttttttatacTCACCTCTATTCTGATGTTGTAAATATAATGGAGTTGCATTTCTTACCTCTGGGGCCATATATCGCAGTGTTCCTGCCCAGCCATTTATGGTTACGTCACCAAAAACATTCTGCACTGCCAAACCGAAGTCTAGATCTTATATGCCCTTTTCATCCAGCAAGATGTTCTCTGGTTTCAGGTCGCTGTTGTTGAGATAAGGAAATATTTATTCATGTGTTAGGAGACATAAAAgttgtctttcaaaaaaaaaggTGTTGAATAAGATACACTTGAGTTAAACATGTAGTAAGAAGAAAGAAGACAAGATGCACGTACAGAGGTATTGCGATAAACATACAACATACTAAGGGCCTAGCTACTGCTGGTTTACCAGGGAATAGAGGGCTATAGAGTTTGTAGGGTGTTTTATATTGATACTAGTACCTATAATTTTCTGGGGTCTATCGTTCAGAACACATGAGCCCAGAGAAAGTTGATCTTATagtgaaaaacagtaaaacaccCCTATTTGTTCATCAAAGTTCCCCCAGGaataagcaaataaaacataGGGAATATGGCCTGGGGTGCCAGCTAGCAATTATCTTTTGACGTGGTTTTGTGATGGCAAGCTACTTTAAGACTAGTTTCCAGTTTAACCTGTGCATGGCAACAGTATATcctattttacttattttatacacatttttggTCTTACTTTAACCAGTTCTCTCAGTGGCGAACAATGCCGTTCCTGCAGTTACATATAGAAATGGTGCATATTGTTGCTTTTTGTAGGGTCAAATTATCCCATGTTTTAGCAGCACCGTGTCTGCATTGAACAGCAACATTCCCCCTGAAATACCTTTGGTAAAAGATCTCTAATGTATTCTAAACTACATTTCAGTGTGCAGTAAGTTTTCATAATCCATGTGGCAGCAGtgatataatagtttttttctaaaaaaattcttATCTTTTAATTTCTGCTGACACAGGTTACACTATTCTTTACACAGTCTATTCATTGTTTACATCCATCCCTACCATAGAAAATCTTACATAGGGTAGCAAAAGTAAGGTACATCTGGTTTACTTACAATAATTGTACAGAATGAttttaataactataataaaaataatgacataatATAATCAGAAAATTTCATATAAACTAAAAATATGTGAGATAGGAGAGTTCTACCTACCGATGAACTATTCCCCTCTCATGAAGAAATTCCAGGCCGCATGCTATCTCAGCAGAGTAGAACCTTTtaatagaagaaaatattgaCAATGAATGT
The Xenopus laevis strain J_2021 chromosome 9_10S, Xenopus_laevis_v10.1, whole genome shotgun sequence DNA segment above includes these coding regions:
- the LOC121398848 gene encoding protein kinase C theta type-like, producing the protein MAPEILCGADYNTAVDWWSFGITICRMASNMFPFYGANDYDLIIYEEPNIPEWLPEDLKDLLKKLLNKQPYDRLGVHGNIRHHRFYSSINWLELEQQRIPPPFQVI